From the genome of Methylocystis echinoides:
TGACCAAAGAGATGTTTCTCAATCATCTCTACGGCGGCATGGACGAGCCGGAACTCAAAATCATCGACGTCTTCATCTGCAAGCTGCGCAAGAAGCTCGCCAACGCCAGCGACGGCCGCAATTATATCGAGACGGTCTGGGGTCGCGGCTATGTGCTGCGTGAGCCGAACGAGGCCGACGAGCGCATCACGGCGTAACAAGGCAGGAGCCCTTTTTCCCGCCTCCTGCTGAGACGCGCGCTTTGTTGGCCTTTGGGATGAGGGCCTCAGCGCCCCGTTGAGAAGCCGCCCACGGCGTCTTCGTGACGCGCAAGGGGGCGTCAGCGCCGAAGCGTCAAGACGATTCCCATCTCCCAAAACTTTGACCGCAAACGGTCCTGGTCGAAAGGCTTCAACATATACCCGTCGGCGCCGGCGCGCAGGGCGCGGGCGATACGGCCGACGTCGTTCTCAGACGTGCAAAAGACGACCTTTGGGACCTCGCCGCCCGGCATCCGGCGAAGCGCGCGCAAAAATTCTACGCTGTCGGCGCCGGGCATATTCCAGTCGAGCAGTATCGCGTCGGGCATTCGCTCTTCGCATGCGATAAGACCGCTCTCGCCATTCGCCGCCTCCCGCGTGCGCAGGTCGACGCCTTCGAGGATTCGACGGGCCACCTTTCGCACTACAGGCGAATCGTCGACCACGAGGACCTGTTTCATCTGGCGCGCCCCTGCCGCCGCGCATCTCGCGGCGATGCGCGCAGTATCGGCGCAGGCCGGTTAAAGAAGCGGAACCCGAACCGTTACGCGACAGCGCTTTGCGGCGCTTCCACCTCGTCCGAGGCGGCCGCCGGCCGGGCTTCGATGCTGATGAGCTCCGGTTCGGTCGCGACTGTGATGGCGAGGTTGCAAGCCTTTGCGACGAGACCCGTGTAGTAGGGCTGGATGGCGCGAGCGTCGATGGCGCTGTCCTCCGCTTCGCCGGCGAGAAGCGCCGGAAGATGCGCGGCCAGACGCGCATTGACGCCGCGCGCCTCGACCTTGAAGGAAATGGAGTCGTCCGCGCCCGTCGAGGAGACGGAGATCACGCCGCCGCGGGGGATGGCGGCGTCGGCGAGCAGGCAAAGATTGAGCAGCAGCTTTACCTTGTTTTTGGACATCAGAACGCGCGGCACGCTCCAATTGAGCTGCGTGCGCTCATCGGCGAGAAGCTGACGGGTGACGAGCTCCGCGTCGCCGGTGTCGATCGAGGCTCCCTTGGAGCCGGCGGCGCCGAAGGCGAGGCGACAGAACTGAAGGCGCGCCGACGCCTCATTGGCGGAGGATTTGATGAGCGCCAGCGCATGGCCGCGCATCTCGGCGTCCTTCTCCTCCTCCAGCACTTCGAGCCCGTTGACGATCGCGCCGACGGGTGAAATCACGTCGTGG
Proteins encoded in this window:
- a CDS encoding response regulator encodes the protein MKQVLVVDDSPVVRKVARRILEGVDLRTREAANGESGLIACEERMPDAILLDWNMPGADSVEFLRALRRMPGGEVPKVVFCTSENDVGRIARALRAGADGYMLKPFDQDRLRSKFWEMGIVLTLRR
- the chpT gene encoding histidine phosphotransferase ChpT; its protein translation is MTNFSLDALDLAALLSSRVCHDVISPVGAIVNGLEVLEEEKDAEMRGHALALIKSSANEASARLQFCRLAFGAAGSKGASIDTGDAELVTRQLLADERTQLNWSVPRVLMSKNKVKLLLNLCLLADAAIPRGGVISVSSTGADDSISFKVEARGVNARLAAHLPALLAGEAEDSAIDARAIQPYYTGLVAKACNLAITVATEPELISIEARPAAASDEVEAPQSAVA